The Spiroplasma clarkii genome has a window encoding:
- a CDS encoding AAA family ATPase, giving the protein MSERYLKYKQYRNIAIDVSDTKDEKKVKLILNTSIRNLGELVVLIGPNNVGKSNILRSLNSLNQATLSTKLDKPSFYEYDKAEPEICLVYNENKYKCSYFINEKTNYYEHNLNGENIETKITVPQLVEKIIEFGILILNHYLEELSHENRNHDYQYGRNISQLIINAQNAISFFQNISDFNKYILHIDENDNVMFDLKGEMSTAVPTTYEAYLYLVKSGKYQWIKEKVDSSDEHIIGDEYISIRKMFANLISADVHISNIFTEKYGFNIVPKVYEFIEPNFNINNLTSRIDNDILPTNCFNIFFKNIILDKFKIDKDKINSIYEKEKSGSYPGSLRKLEAEINEKLIEVSKDFNAIYNKNKSKYKFSIEVSESKFSFAITSDNEVISLARQSEGFKWFFSFYFDFLITNNIKKGDIILIDEAGSKLHPQGCVELRKFLKKFALDNEVTIVIATHSPFMISNDHLDELRIIKQNKNSLDIINRFTVDEFDSSDSNVTKNILDALTVQKHVIFNPENTIIFVEGITDYCYLTAFKKLLNQDNVYFLPFQGVAGPEKILSELSNIMKNPVCLVDGDEAGSEFASKAKEKDIKCYSLKEAGSTFKDIEDLFSKEMREKFKLDSKKFNNAVQFKNAVENENIKVDEKTRKNFEKVFSLITRES; this is encoded by the coding sequence ATGTCAGAAAGATATTTAAAATATAAGCAATATAGAAACATTGCAATAGATGTTAGTGACACTAAAGATGAGAAAAAAGTAAAGTTAATTTTAAACACCTCAATTAGAAATCTTGGAGAGCTAGTTGTATTGATTGGTCCAAATAATGTAGGGAAATCAAACATTCTTAGAAGTTTAAATTCTTTAAATCAAGCCACTCTATCAACTAAACTTGATAAACCTTCATTTTATGAATATGACAAAGCTGAGCCAGAAATATGTCTTGTTTATAATGAAAATAAATATAAATGTTCTTATTTTATAAATGAAAAAACTAATTATTATGAACATAATTTAAATGGGGAAAATATTGAAACAAAAATAACCGTTCCACAATTAGTTGAAAAAATTATAGAATTTGGAATATTAATTTTGAACCATTACTTAGAAGAATTAAGTCATGAAAATAGAAATCATGATTACCAATATGGCAGAAATATTTCACAATTAATTATTAATGCACAAAATGCAATTAGTTTTTTTCAGAACATAAGTGATTTTAATAAATACATTTTGCATATTGATGAAAATGATAATGTGATGTTTGATTTAAAGGGTGAAATGTCAACTGCAGTGCCAACTACATATGAGGCATATCTATATTTAGTGAAATCGGGCAAATATCAGTGAATTAAAGAAAAAGTAGATTCATCTGATGAGCATATAATTGGAGACGAGTATATTTCAATAAGGAAAATGTTTGCGAACTTAATATCAGCAGATGTCCATATATCAAATATATTTACTGAAAAATATGGTTTTAATATAGTACCAAAAGTTTATGAATTTATTGAGCCAAATTTTAATATAAATAATCTTACTTCTAGAATTGATAATGATATTTTGCCAACAAATTGTTTTAATATTTTTTTTAAAAACATTATTCTTGATAAATTTAAAATAGATAAAGACAAAATAAACAGTATATATGAAAAGGAAAAAAGTGGCAGCTACCCAGGGTCATTAAGAAAACTTGAAGCTGAAATAAATGAAAAACTAATTGAAGTTTCAAAAGATTTTAATGCAATTTATAATAAAAATAAATCAAAATATAAGTTTTCAATTGAAGTTTCAGAAAGCAAATTTAGTTTTGCAATAACAAGTGATAATGAAGTTATTAGTCTTGCAAGACAGTCTGAGGGCTTTAAGTGATTTTTTAGTTTTTATTTTGATTTTCTGATAACTAACAATATCAAAAAAGGGGATATTATTCTAATTGATGAAGCTGGTTCAAAACTTCACCCCCAAGGATGTGTTGAGTTAAGAAAATTTTTAAAAAAATTTGCACTTGATAATGAAGTTACAATTGTAATTGCGACACACTCACCATTTATGATCAGTAATGATCATCTTGATGAATTAAGAATTATAAAACAAAACAAAAACTCACTAGATATTATCAATAGATTTACTGTAGATGAGTTTGATAGTTCAGATTCAAATGTTACAAAAAATATTTTAGATGCCCTAACAGTTCAAAAACATGTAATATTTAATCCAGAAAATACAATAATTTTTGTAGAAGGAATCACAGATTATTGTTATCTGACAGCTTTTAAAAAACTACTAAATCAAGACAATGTTTATTTTTTACCGTTTCAAGGAGTAGCAGGTCCTGAAAAAATTTTAAGTGAATTATCTAATATTATGAAAAATCCAGTTTGTCTAGTTGATGGAGATGAGGCTGGAAGTGAATTTGCCTCTAAAGCAAAAGAAAAAGATATTAAGTGTTATTCACTAAAAGAGGCTGGAAGTACTTTTAAAGACATCGAAGATTTATTTTCAAAAGAAATGAGAGAAAAATTTAAATTGGATAGTAAAAAATTTAATAATGCAGTTCAATTTAAAAATGCAGTTGAAAATGAAAATATTAAAGTTGACGAGAAAACAAGAAAAAACTTTGAAAAAGTCTTCTCTTTAATTACAAGGGAAAGTTAA
- the cas2 gene encoding CRISPR-associated endonuclease Cas2 has translation MRLMVFYDLPNTTKSENKEYTKFRKFLIQNGFYMMQFSIYVKLCMNHDIVLITQKKIEKNKPKIGDVRMLAITEKQYNDIKILVGQKSIQESYQNIDYLVEL, from the coding sequence ATGAGATTAATGGTTTTTTATGATTTACCAAATACTACCAAAAGTGAAAACAAAGAATACACTAAATTTAGAAAATTTTTAATTCAAAATGGATTTTATATGATGCAGTTTTCAATTTATGTAAAACTCTGCATGAACCATGATATTGTTTTAATAACTCAAAAGAAAATTGAAAAAAATAAACCAAAAATTGGAGATGTGAGAATGCTAGCGATTACAGAAAAACAGTACAATGATATAAAAATTTTAGTTGGTCAAAAGTCAATCCAAGAAAGTTACCAAAATATTGATTATTTGGTGGAGTTATAA
- the cas1 gene encoding type II CRISPR-associated endonuclease Cas1, with protein MSWKTLLITNYDKLSLKNGLLMVTNLKAKKELYFAMNDLNCVVLENNYTTLTTQVLSKLVENNVYLIICDDKYEPNGLIMSFHNHWKPLTIFENQIKLQNYQKEQLWKLVVEKKIENSINVMGMLGCSQRSLTMMSNFFNTVKLNDASNREALAAKVFFRELYGSSFLRFSEDIINAALNYGYTILASAISRTLVKYGLHCFLGIFHKGKTNNWNLSYDLVEPFRPMVDLWVSTNIESLLANETLHYQHRLELINLLNQSVVIDEKIHTVTNAIEIVVKSYYTYLKTASLTKLKLPTIVQFEERSSLDETEE; from the coding sequence ATGTCATGGAAGACATTATTAATTACTAATTATGACAAACTTTCTCTAAAAAATGGCTTGTTAATGGTGACAAACCTAAAAGCAAAGAAGGAACTTTATTTTGCAATGAATGACTTAAATTGTGTTGTTTTAGAAAATAATTACACTACTTTAACAACACAAGTTTTATCTAAACTTGTTGAAAACAATGTTTATTTAATAATTTGTGATGATAAGTATGAACCCAATGGTTTAATAATGTCCTTTCACAATCACTGAAAACCATTAACAATTTTTGAAAATCAAATTAAATTGCAAAACTATCAAAAAGAGCAACTCTGAAAGTTGGTTGTGGAAAAGAAAATTGAAAACTCAATTAATGTGATGGGGATGCTGGGCTGTTCACAAAGATCATTGACAATGATGTCAAACTTTTTTAATACAGTTAAACTAAATGATGCTTCAAATCGTGAAGCCTTAGCTGCTAAGGTGTTTTTTAGAGAACTTTATGGAAGTAGTTTTTTGAGATTTAGTGAAGACATTATTAATGCAGCTTTAAATTATGGTTACACAATTTTAGCATCAGCTATTTCTAGAACTTTAGTAAAATATGGACTGCATTGTTTTTTGGGAATTTTTCACAAAGGTAAAACCAATAACTGAAACTTATCATATGACTTGGTAGAACCATTTCGACCAATGGTTGATTTATGGGTTAGCACCAATATTGAGAGCTTACTTGCAAATGAAACTTTACATTATCAACATCGCTTGGAACTAATTAATCTTTTAAATCAAAGTGTAGTTATTGATGAAAAAATCCACACAGTGACTAATGCTATTGAAATAGTGGTTAAGAGTTATTATACTTATTTGAAAACTGCAAGTTTAACAAAATTGAAGTTACCAACAATTGTCCAATTTGAAGAAAGAAGTAGTCTTGATGAGACAGAAGAGTAG
- the cas9 gene encoding type II CRISPR RNA-guided endonuclease Cas9 (Cas9, originally named Csn1, is the large, multifunctional signature protein of type II CRISPR/Cas systems. It is well known even to general audiences because its RNA-guided endonuclease activity has made it a popular tool for custom editing of eukaryotic genomes.) codes for MKKHILGLDLGISSVGWAVTTFDDEGGYEPWIDDFGVRLFEVPENPKSKVSLATERRMLRSSRRLNRRKKARIKLIKKTFEEYGIISVEEINNGVFDFKNSKLKPTNKVDYDENLFFNPYVLRNRALTQPLSKEQLVIVVTHIAKNRGFANLFDVNKGEDVSTLTDQSKVKEDDSYTNSIFEARKMIGYDLKTKKCQKTIAEAIIANEFGNTRVKNNDNLLDVRNNVKDKKSGEGTKSGDFKFLFPREAYQYELEMILNQQAKYFPEITSEFIKKIIETAFRQRDFEDGFGPKGYTRDQIKKKIQDQLAIMKAKNVKDRNFLALRDSLKAYKLYKPFTELTGKCTFYPDESRYVKSSIIFEIYQMAVEVSKFSSLLETEEKICEFHNKLFEKALKDDKFITGSSKAIDKILIEDFKVEKEEVKNSKAIENAKKTTLFEFTKRFIKVFGMEILKKIDSTTLDKNFIDDLGILLNQNITPKRREEKIRDWAKNNNLEIDNEQVNELLFLPAKVTTTSGLSKKAMLEVIEKFLEGKIAGVYQDEMKANAVEQTLAKPGRFLEPIKDPDLVRNPVVFRAINEARKVIKALFNRYGDFHKINVETSRELGKSAEVRKELNTRNLENRLNNMGISKILEDNGLRANHTNILKYKLWKSQDEKCMYSLETILLEQFDTYELEIDHILPISKFPDDSIENKVLVFNSENQKKKNRTPLEYLNADNPGVVSNFKKNCLNLYRKNKINWNKYENLMVESVMKIETDFAKRNLVDNSYIARYFANWLKQQLTFKYANEGKEYKSNVLMIKGIVTSRFRRKWLFNSPWGLDTKVRDITPYHHAVDAIVLAQFKNQGSIDFASDLLILGDEFRSWNKKIITDEQWNERKTAVFSKWRKENGYIWYHEIPNALERLENYINSGCKQTGMYALVKNLKEVIELRMPVELTIESIEETEKLDEKQIKRKIKETKRYEIFNGLTEFKRKVKTKVPKFVKVKDPKEYLKTLDDANIQGFKHYPFVSYKINKKLKGAVTDSQLIKGKNVAIDKKTGKFNSEKYFTSKNGDIWESTIYYGLKLNKLEQKAKPQWVKKVDIFKDKSILSLKGGEVLLVKNTTFSYINKHSEIEYKVLRGKKGDTSYVHKINTTFISDENKNKEIFKEQNFRATTSQLSNQISILNISILGYSLID; via the coding sequence ATGAAGAAACATATACTTGGTTTAGACTTGGGAATTAGTTCTGTCGGGTGGGCTGTGACAACTTTTGATGATGAAGGTGGTTATGAACCATGAATTGATGATTTTGGAGTGAGACTTTTTGAAGTTCCAGAAAACCCAAAATCAAAAGTATCTCTGGCTACTGAGAGAAGGATGCTTCGAAGTTCAAGAAGATTAAACAGAAGAAAAAAAGCTAGAATAAAGTTAATTAAAAAGACTTTTGAAGAGTATGGAATTATTAGTGTTGAAGAAATTAATAATGGGGTTTTTGATTTTAAAAATTCTAAGTTAAAACCCACTAATAAGGTGGATTATGATGAAAACTTATTTTTTAATCCATATGTGTTAAGGAATAGGGCATTGACCCAACCATTAAGCAAAGAGCAATTGGTAATAGTTGTTACTCATATTGCAAAAAATAGAGGTTTTGCAAATCTATTTGATGTTAACAAAGGTGAGGATGTCTCAACTTTAACTGACCAATCAAAAGTTAAAGAAGATGACAGTTATACAAACTCAATTTTTGAGGCTAGAAAAATGATTGGTTATGATCTAAAAACTAAAAAATGTCAAAAAACCATTGCAGAAGCGATAATTGCAAATGAGTTTGGCAATACTCGGGTAAAAAACAATGATAATCTTTTAGATGTAAGAAATAATGTTAAAGACAAGAAAAGTGGTGAAGGGACAAAGAGTGGTGATTTCAAATTCTTGTTCCCTAGGGAAGCCTATCAATATGAATTAGAAATGATTTTAAATCAACAGGCAAAATATTTCCCAGAAATTACAAGTGAATTTATTAAAAAAATTATTGAAACTGCTTTTAGACAAAGGGATTTTGAGGATGGTTTTGGTCCAAAAGGTTATACAAGAGATCAAATCAAGAAAAAAATTCAAGATCAATTAGCAATTATGAAAGCAAAAAATGTTAAGGATAGAAATTTCTTAGCACTGAGAGATAGTTTGAAAGCATATAAATTGTATAAGCCATTTACTGAATTAACAGGTAAATGTACATTTTATCCAGATGAGAGTAGATATGTTAAATCAAGTATTATCTTTGAAATTTATCAGATGGCTGTTGAGGTTTCTAAATTTTCTTCTCTTTTAGAAACTGAAGAGAAAATTTGTGAATTTCACAACAAATTATTTGAAAAAGCACTTAAAGATGATAAATTCATTACTGGTAGTAGTAAAGCAATTGATAAAATATTAATTGAAGATTTTAAAGTTGAAAAAGAAGAAGTTAAAAACTCTAAGGCAATTGAAAATGCTAAAAAGACTACACTATTTGAGTTTACCAAGCGTTTTATTAAGGTTTTTGGAATGGAAATACTTAAAAAAATTGACTCAACTACCTTGGATAAAAATTTTATTGATGATTTGGGAATACTATTGAATCAAAACATTACCCCAAAAAGAAGAGAAGAGAAAATTAGAGATTGAGCAAAAAATAATAATCTAGAAATTGATAATGAACAAGTAAATGAATTACTTTTCCTACCTGCAAAAGTAACCACAACAAGTGGGTTGTCAAAAAAAGCAATGCTTGAAGTTATTGAAAAATTCTTGGAAGGTAAAATTGCTGGTGTTTATCAAGATGAAATGAAAGCAAATGCAGTAGAACAAACCTTGGCAAAACCAGGTAGATTTTTAGAACCAATTAAAGACCCTGATTTAGTGAGAAACCCTGTTGTTTTTAGAGCAATTAATGAGGCTAGAAAAGTTATTAAAGCACTCTTTAATAGATATGGAGACTTTCACAAAATCAATGTGGAAACATCAAGAGAGTTGGGGAAATCTGCAGAAGTTAGAAAAGAATTGAATACTCGTAACCTTGAAAATAGACTTAATAATATGGGGATTTCAAAAATTTTAGAAGACAATGGACTAAGGGCAAATCATACCAATATTTTAAAATATAAGCTTTGAAAATCACAAGATGAAAAGTGTATGTATTCATTAGAAACAATTTTATTGGAGCAATTTGATACATATGAGTTGGAGATTGATCATATTTTACCAATTTCAAAGTTTCCAGATGATTCAATTGAAAACAAAGTCTTGGTTTTTAATAGTGAAAATCAGAAGAAAAAAAATAGGACACCTCTGGAATACTTGAATGCTGACAATCCAGGTGTAGTTAGCAACTTCAAAAAAAATTGCTTAAATTTATATCGAAAAAACAAAATTAATTGAAACAAGTATGAAAATCTAATGGTCGAATCTGTTATGAAAATTGAAACTGATTTTGCTAAACGAAACCTAGTTGACAATTCATATATTGCAAGGTATTTTGCAAATTGATTGAAACAACAATTAACTTTTAAATATGCAAACGAAGGCAAAGAATATAAATCAAATGTCTTGATGATAAAGGGAATTGTCACATCAAGATTTAGAAGAAAATGGTTATTTAATTCACCATGAGGATTAGACACAAAAGTTAGAGATATTACTCCATACCATCATGCAGTTGATGCAATTGTTTTAGCTCAGTTTAAAAATCAAGGATCAATTGATTTTGCCTCAGACTTACTTATTTTAGGCGATGAATTTAGGAGTTGAAATAAAAAAATAATTACTGATGAACAATGAAACGAGCGAAAAACAGCAGTATTTAGTAAATGAAGAAAAGAGAATGGGTATATCTGGTACCATGAAATACCAAATGCTTTAGAAAGACTTGAAAATTATATTAATTCAGGTTGCAAACAGACAGGTATGTATGCACTTGTAAAAAATCTTAAAGAAGTTATTGAATTAAGAATGCCTGTTGAACTCACTATAGAATCAATTGAAGAAACTGAAAAACTAGATGAAAAACAAATTAAGAGAAAAATTAAAGAAACCAAGCGCTATGAAATCTTTAATGGATTAACTGAATTTAAAAGGAAAGTTAAAACTAAGGTGCCAAAGTTTGTAAAAGTTAAAGATCCAAAAGAATATTTAAAAACATTAGACGACGCTAATATTCAGGGATTCAAACATTATCCTTTTGTTTCTTACAAAATCAATAAAAAATTAAAAGGTGCAGTTACAGATAGCCAATTGATTAAAGGAAAAAATGTAGCAATTGACAAAAAAACAGGTAAATTTAATAGTGAAAAATACTTTACAAGTAAAAATGGTGATATTTGAGAGAGTACTATTTATTATGGCCTGAAGTTGAATAAATTAGAGCAAAAGGCAAAGCCACAGTGAGTTAAAAAAGTTGATATTTTTAAAGATAAAAGTATCTTAAGTCTTAAGGGTGGTGAAGTTTTGCTTGTTAAAAATACCACATTTTCATATATCAATAAACATAGTGAAATTGAGTATAAAGTATTGAGAGGAAAAAAGGGAGATACTAGCTATGTTCACAAGATAAATACAACTTTTATATCTGATGAAAATAAAAACAAAGAAATTTTTAAAGAACAAAATTTTCGAGCTACAACATCTCAATTATCTAATCAAATTTCAATTCTAAATATTAGCATCCTTGGTTATTCATTGATAGACTAA
- the kduI gene encoding 5-dehydro-4-deoxy-D-glucuronate isomerase: MKKIQLSDAVSKKEFSKLTKNDLVANFKFNLFETDEVKAVYTYYDRVLLMGAVPKTKLLEISKFGTELNAKYLLENREIGIINLAAPGIVIVENKEFLLNKNEAIYIGKGNEKIQLKSQNPDTPAMFYMVSTPAHKVLPTKIISINDAKVVNWGKKETLNERTIYQLIHPEVVETCQLSLGVTCLKPGSVWNTYPPHTHERRMECYLYFDLDHESEVYHFMGQKEDVRNIIMRDKDCVVNPPWSVHYGVGTKSYSFVWAMAGENKDWTDMDFIETKDLI, from the coding sequence ATGAAAAAAATACAATTAAGTGATGCAGTTTCAAAAAAAGAGTTTAGTAAATTAACTAAAAATGATTTAGTTGCAAATTTTAAATTTAATCTTTTTGAAACTGATGAAGTTAAAGCAGTTTACACATATTATGATAGAGTGTTATTAATGGGGGCGGTTCCAAAAACAAAATTGCTTGAAATATCAAAATTTGGAACAGAATTAAATGCTAAATATCTACTTGAAAACCGAGAAATTGGAATAATTAACTTAGCGGCTCCAGGGATTGTAATTGTTGAAAATAAAGAGTTTCTTTTAAACAAGAATGAGGCCATTTATATTGGTAAAGGTAATGAAAAAATCCAGTTAAAATCTCAAAACCCAGACACTCCAGCAATGTTTTATATGGTTTCAACCCCAGCTCACAAGGTTTTACCAACAAAAATTATCTCAATAAATGATGCAAAAGTTGTTAATTGAGGTAAAAAAGAAACCTTAAATGAGCGAACAATCTATCAATTAATTCATCCAGAGGTTGTTGAAACCTGTCAATTGTCTTTGGGGGTAACTTGTTTGAAACCTGGAAGTGTTTGAAATACTTATCCGCCTCACACTCATGAACGCAGAATGGAGTGCTACTTGTATTTTGACTTAGATCATGAAAGTGAAGTTTACCATTTTATGGGGCAAAAAGAGGATGTGAGAAATATAATAATGAGAGATAAAGATTGTGTTGTCAATCCACCTTGAAGTGTTCATTATGGTGTTGGGACAAAATCATATAGTTTTGTTTGAGCAATGGCTGGTGAAAACAAGGATTGGACTGATATGGATTTTATTGAAACTAAGGATTTAATTTAG
- the kduD gene encoding 2-dehydro-3-deoxy-D-gluconate 5-dehydrogenase KduD, translated as MKTNYVIETFGLQDKVVIITGGNTGLGQAYSDAMAQSGAKLFITCYDKTGVEEMQNLYDQNGWEVAFAFGDLTNPQIQDEIIAKCLKKYKRIDILVNNSGTISRNPILEGTDAEWNKVIDINMNVVYRLSREVSKIFKKQGGGKIINIASMLSFQGGKFVPSYTASKHGVAGLTKAFANELAEFNINVNAIAPGYIETKNTAPIRADVKRNSEILTRIPANRWGKPSDVAATCVFLASKASDYCNGFVFAVDGGWLAR; from the coding sequence ATGAAAACAAATTATGTTATAGAAACATTTGGTTTACAAGATAAAGTTGTAATAATTACAGGAGGAAACACTGGACTTGGTCAAGCTTATAGTGATGCCATGGCTCAATCTGGAGCAAAACTCTTTATCACTTGTTATGATAAAACTGGTGTTGAAGAAATGCAAAATCTTTATGATCAAAATGGTTGAGAAGTGGCTTTTGCTTTTGGAGATTTGACAAATCCTCAAATTCAAGATGAAATTATTGCTAAGTGTTTAAAAAAATATAAACGAATTGATATTTTAGTTAATAACTCTGGAACAATTTCGCGAAATCCCATCCTAGAAGGAACAGATGCAGAGTGAAATAAAGTAATTGATATCAACATGAATGTCGTTTACCGACTATCTCGTGAAGTTTCAAAAATCTTTAAAAAACAGGGTGGAGGGAAAATTATTAATATTGCTTCAATGTTGTCATTTCAAGGTGGTAAATTTGTGCCAAGTTATACTGCCTCAAAACACGGGGTGGCTGGTTTGACAAAAGCTTTTGCAAATGAACTGGCAGAATTTAATATCAATGTTAATGCAATTGCTCCAGGATACATTGAAACCAAAAATACTGCACCAATTCGAGCTGATGTTAAAAGAAATAGTGAAATTTTAACTAGAATTCCTGCAAATAGATGAGGAAAGCCTAGTGATGTTGCTGCAACTTGTGTTTTTTTAGCAAGTAAAGCCAGTGATTACTGTAATGGTTTTGTCTTTGCAGTTGATGGAGGCTGACTAGCTAGATAG
- a CDS encoding PfkB family carbohydrate kinase, with amino-acid sequence MSICFLGEPLLRFSTTNCKLLKDSINFNLSVGGTELNVAANISNLAAKPCADFYTVLPKNLLGEIVKRHCFKNRVNLIEGKQTSERMGLYFLEPKQGNKMGNVVFDRKNSAFAQSQATDYEIESKKYKIFHTSGIAIGTNPPTILNLVSYFFKNVNSDLYSFDCNYRSSMWSAQEAFASYQKLLTTAKINILFANSWDICQILKLTNLNIDINDKNQFAELCKLIFKKYKSLKYIICTKRNFKSNTETFGYQAMYFDGKDVYESSERYVATIIDRIGCGDAFVAGVLFKLLENSSIKEAVEYGLCCSWLKHSIYGDTLNLLQAEIEPYLEFDNSKLVNR; translated from the coding sequence ATGAGTATTTGTTTTCTTGGAGAACCTTTATTGCGTTTTTCAACAACTAATTGCAAATTACTAAAAGATAGTATAAACTTTAATCTTAGTGTTGGAGGCACCGAATTAAACGTGGCTGCAAATATTTCAAATTTGGCCGCAAAACCATGTGCTGATTTTTATACAGTATTACCTAAAAATTTACTGGGTGAAATTGTAAAAAGACATTGTTTTAAAAATAGAGTTAATCTCATTGAGGGAAAACAAACCAGTGAGAGAATGGGTTTATATTTTTTAGAACCCAAACAAGGTAATAAAATGGGAAATGTTGTTTTTGATAGAAAAAACAGTGCCTTTGCTCAATCTCAAGCCACTGATTATGAAATCGAGTCAAAAAAATATAAAATTTTTCATACAAGTGGAATTGCCATCGGTACCAACCCACCAACAATACTTAATTTAGTCAGTTATTTTTTTAAAAATGTAAATAGTGATCTTTATAGTTTTGACTGTAACTATAGATCGAGTATGTGAAGTGCTCAAGAGGCCTTTGCAAGTTATCAAAAACTTTTAACAACTGCAAAAATAAATATTTTATTTGCAAATTCATGAGACATTTGTCAGATTTTAAAATTAACTAATCTTAATATTGATATTAACGATAAAAATCAATTTGCTGAACTTTGCAAATTAATATTTAAAAAATATAAAAGTTTAAAATATATTATTTGTACAAAAAGAAATTTTAAAAGTAATACTGAAACATTTGGTTATCAAGCAATGTACTTTGATGGTAAGGATGTTTATGAAAGTTCTGAAAGGTATGTTGCCACAATTATTGATAGAATTGGGTGCGGTGATGCTTTTGTGGCTGGAGTACTTTTCAAATTGCTTGAAAATTCATCAATCAAAGAGGCTGTTGAATATGGTTTGTGTTGCAGTTGATTGAAACATTCAATTTATGGAGACACATTAAATTTATTGCAAGCTGAAATTGAACCATATTTAGAATTTGATAATTCAAAATTAGTAAATAGATAG
- a CDS encoding bifunctional 4-hydroxy-2-oxoglutarate aldolase/2-dehydro-3-deoxy-phosphogluconate aldolase has translation MKNILESINQNKIIAVVRHKNYEEAKKMCLGCIEGGIKIIEITLTVNNAFELISEMVNLFPEIIFGAGTILTLADAKQEIKNGAEFLISSNTNLEILNWTAENQHLYIPGVMTINEIEFARSKGSQIQKLFPGDVLKPGFVKSVLAPMPDVKLIPSGGVDIKNAKEWLNNGVFAISVGGNLVGKINETINQDEVKQRSIKFLEAIN, from the coding sequence ATGAAGAATATCTTAGAGTCCATTAATCAGAATAAAATCATTGCAGTAGTGCGACATAAAAATTATGAAGAAGCAAAAAAAATGTGTCTTGGCTGTATTGAGGGCGGGATAAAAATTATTGAGATCACTTTAACAGTCAACAATGCCTTTGAATTGATTTCTGAAATGGTTAATTTATTTCCTGAAATTATTTTTGGTGCTGGGACAATTTTAACTTTAGCAGATGCAAAACAAGAAATTAAAAATGGTGCTGAATTTTTAATTAGTTCAAATACTAATCTAGAAATTTTAAATTGAACAGCAGAAAATCAGCACTTATATATTCCAGGTGTAATGACAATCAATGAAATTGAATTTGCTCGTAGTAAGGGTAGTCAAATTCAAAAATTATTTCCTGGAGATGTTTTAAAACCTGGATTTGTTAAAAGTGTCTTAGCACCAATGCCAGATGTAAAGTTAATCCCAAGTGGAGGGGTTGACATAAAAAATGCTAAGGAGTGATTGAATAATGGAGTTTTTGCAATTAGTGTTGGGGGTAATTTGGTAGGAAAAATAAATGAAACTATCAACCAAGATGAAGTTAAACAAAGATCAATAAAGTTTCTAGAGGCAATTAACTAA